The Medicago truncatula cultivar Jemalong A17 chromosome 4, MtrunA17r5.0-ANR, whole genome shotgun sequence genome includes a region encoding these proteins:
- the LOC11446939 gene encoding caffeoyl-CoA O-methyltransferase: MATNEDQNQTESGRHQEVGHKSLLQSDALYQYILETSVFPREHEAMKELREVTAKHPWNIMTTSADEGQFLSMLLKLINAKNTMEIGVYTGYSLLATALAIPEDGKILAMDINKENYELGLPVIKKAGVDHKIDFREGPALPVLDEMIKDEKNHGSYDFIFVDADKDNYLNYHKRLIDLVKVGGVIGYDNTLWNGSVVAPPDAPLRKYVRYYRDFVLELNKALAVDPRIEICMLPVGDGITICRRIK; this comes from the exons ATGGCAACCAACGAAGATCAAAATCAAACTGAATCTGGAAGACACCAAGAAGTTGGTCACAAGAGTCTTCTACAAAGTGATGCTCTTTACCAG TATATTCTAGAGACCAGTGTCTTCCCAAGAGAACATGAAGCCATGAAAGAGTTGAGAGAGGTCACAGCAAAACACCCATG gAACATCATGACAACCTCTGCAGATGAAGGACAATTTTTGAGCATGCTCCTTAAACTTATCAATGCTAAGAACACCATGGAAATTGGTGTCTACACTGGCTACTCCCTCCTTGCCACTGCCCTAGCCATTCCTGAAGATGGAaag ATTTTGGCTATGGATATTAACAAAGAAAATTACGAATTGGGTCTACCAGTAATTAAAAAAGCTGGTGTTGATCACAAAATTGATTTCAGAGAAGGTCCAGCTCTTCCAGTTCTTGATGAGATGATCAAAGAC gaaaagaaTCATGGTAGCTACGATTTCATTTTTGTGGATGCTGACAAAGACAATTACCTCAACTACCATAAGAGGTTAATTGATCTTGTTAAAGTGGGAGGTGTGATCGGCTACGACAACACCTTATGGAATGGATCTGTGGTTGCACCCCCTGATGCTCCATTGAGGAAGTATGTTAGGTACTATAGAGATTTTGTTTTGGAGCTTAACAAGGCTTTGGCTGTGGACCCTAGGATTGAAATCTGTATGCTTCCTGTTGGTGATGGAATCACTATCTGCCGTCGGATCAAGTAA